TTTGTAGCCATGGCCGGCACCTATTATTTGATGGTGAACAAGCCAGCGCTCTGGGGCTGAGGTACTTGTCACGGGCTGATCGCCCACATCCTGCCCAAGCAGGGCAGCCCGCAGCCCATCGCAGCCATCGGACTGCCCTGAATTCGCCAGCTACCGGAACACGCCAATCGCTTCCACGAGATTCTTCACCTGCCATTGCATGCTGCTGGAGGCCTGCGCGCCCTGAGTCACCAGTTGCGCGTTCTGCTGCGTCAGATAGTCCATGTCCGCCACCGACTTGCCGACCTGGGTGATCTCCTCGCTCTGCTCGCGCGTGGCCTTGCTGATCTCGGCAATGAAGTCCGCAACGCTGCGGGCCTGGGAAACGATATCGCCGATGTTGCGCCCCGCATCGTTCACGACGAGAGAGCCGGCTTCGATATTGGCGGTGCTGGCCTGAATGAGTGTCTTGATCTCCTTGGCTGCATCTGCGCTGCGCTGAGCCAGTGCCCGTACCTCGCCGGCAACCACCGCAAAGCCCCTGCCGTGCTCGCCCGCACGAGCTGCCTCCACGGCTGCATTCAGGGCCAGCAAATTGGTTTGAAACGCAATGCTGTCAATCACGCCGACGATGTCGGCAATGCGGCGGGAGTTGGCCGTAATGGACTCCATGGTGGCGACGATCTGATCCATGGACTGCCCCCCGCGCAAGGCCGCCGCGCTGGCTTCGCTGGCCAGCACACCGGCTTTTTGCGCCGTATCAGCGCTGGACTGAACCCGGGCCGTGATCTGCTCCATGGACGCCGAGGTCTGGGCCACATTCACCGCCAGTTGCTCCGTCTGCCCGTGCAGATAGCTGTTGCCCTGCTCGATCTCGTTACAGGCCTGCTGGACATTCAGGGCCTGCTGATTCACATCGTCCACCAGCCAGCGAAACATGAGACCGATCTGGTTGACCGTACGCAGCGTGGTGCCGATTTCATCCGTGCGCTGCAGATATTCCGTCTGCCGGTTGTTGCCGGTTGCCACGTTCAGCGACTGACGCTTGAGCAGCTCCAGCGGCGTGGCGAACTGGCTCTCGAGCAATAGCGTCATGACCATCAGGGCGACCGTCATGAAGGCCGCCATCGACAGAAACTGCATCTGGCTTTGGCCCAGCAGCCAGGCGCCGAGCACCAGGGCGCCCCACAAGGCCAGCGAGTTCAGCCGGATACGCCGGCGCACCCCCATGTGCCGCCAGATCGAAAGCACCTTCCCCAGCCCCTTCCTGGAGACGATGCCCTTGTGCAGCTCGGGGGCGGCAGCGCCCTTGTCATGCATGGTTTCATACAGCTTTTGTGCCGCTTCCACCTCTTTGCGCTCGGGCTGCGTGCGCACCGACATATAGCCCTTGGCCCGGTCATTGCGGATGATGGGAATGGCATTCGCGCGAACCCAGTAGTGGTCCCCGTTCTTGCGCCGGTTCTTGACCAGTGCGCTCCAGGGCTCGCCGCTTTTGAGCGTGGCCCACATGTCGGCAAAGGCAGCCGGGGGCATGTCCGGGTGGCGCACCAGATTGTGCGTCTGGCCAAGAACCTCTTGCGGCTCGAAGCCGCTGACCTCCATGAATGCCTGATTGGCATATTTGATGTAGCTCTCCGTGTCCGTGGTGGACATCAGAGTGGCATTTTCATCAAAGCTGTACTCACGCTGTGTCACTGGTGCATTGACTCGCATAGATGCCGCTTTCTGGTCATTGATCGAGAAAGACTGCACAGCCTTGTGCCGCAGTCTGCGCTGCAGCAGCCACCTCTGTGTGTATCAATTATTTACATGTTTTTTGCGCCCCATCCATTCCTGAAAAATCAGTTGTTGCTAGCCCGCATCAACGCAGACACAGAGCCCTGATCCCTTCATTCAAACGCGCTCCTCTCCTACAAAGGCAGCCGCGCATCGTCCTTGATCTCCTCCATCACCGCATAGGTTCTGGTCTCGCGCACACCCGGAAGCTGCCATAGCACCCGGCCCGCAAAGTCGCGGTAGGCGGCCATATCGGCCATGCGGGTCTTGAGCAGATAGTCAAAGCCGCCTGCCACCATATGGCATTCCATGATGGCGGGATAGGCCAGCACGGCGGCCTTGAACTCATCAAACACATGGGGAGTGGTGCGATCCAGCAGCACCTCGACAAACACCGTCATGCCCACGCCCAGCTTCTGCGGATTCAGACGCGCCTCGTAGCCCAGGATGTAGGCGTCGCGCGTGAGCCGGGCCACGCGAGCCTGTACGGCCGTGGGTGAAAGCGCCACCTGTTCAGCCAGACGCAGATTGGAGATACGCCCGTCGGTTTGCAGAATTGCCAGTATTTTTCGATCAATCCTGTCGATATCCACTTCTGAAGCGTCATTCATTGGTGAATTCCTCTTTCTAATTCACTCAATATAGTGATTCATTCTTCAGCAAACCAGCAATGATTTTCCCTATGTAGACAGCCGCGTCCGCGCCGCTTGCAATGCAGCTGTGAACATGGTGAAGGCCGCGCACCCGCTCGCGTCCAGGCTCTTTGACACCTGCACCGACATGCCGACCTTCACTGTGCTGCCTGACAGCAAACGCCCTGCCGACGCACTGCGCCAGGCCATTACCGCCGCTACCCGCATGGCCGAGACCGATGCCGTGGCCCGGCTGCTGCCCGCCGCCACCCTGCCCCCAGCACAGGCGGCCCAGGTTGCCGTTCATGCGCAAAGGCTGGTCGAGCAGTTGCGTGCCCAGCCTGCCAGCGCGGGACGCCAGGGACTGGTGCAAGGCTTGCTGCAGGAGTTCTCTCTGTCCTCGCAGGAAGGCGTGGCGCTGATGTGTCTTGCCGAGGCCTTGCTGCGCATACCCGATGCCGCCACGCGCGACGCACTGATCCGCGACAAGCTGCGCGGCGGCGACTGGCAGGCGCATCTGGGCAAAAGCCCTTCGCTCTTTGTCAATGCCGCCGCCTGGGGGCTGGTGGTCACTGGCAAGCTGGTCGATACGCATAG
This DNA window, taken from Comamonas testosteroni TK102, encodes the following:
- a CDS encoding PAS domain-containing methyl-accepting chemotaxis protein, yielding MRVNAPVTQREYSFDENATLMSTTDTESYIKYANQAFMEVSGFEPQEVLGQTHNLVRHPDMPPAAFADMWATLKSGEPWSALVKNRRKNGDHYWVRANAIPIIRNDRAKGYMSVRTQPERKEVEAAQKLYETMHDKGAAAPELHKGIVSRKGLGKVLSIWRHMGVRRRIRLNSLALWGALVLGAWLLGQSQMQFLSMAAFMTVALMVMTLLLESQFATPLELLKRQSLNVATGNNRQTEYLQRTDEIGTTLRTVNQIGLMFRWLVDDVNQQALNVQQACNEIEQGNSYLHGQTEQLAVNVAQTSASMEQITARVQSSADTAQKAGVLASEASAAALRGGQSMDQIVATMESITANSRRIADIVGVIDSIAFQTNLLALNAAVEAARAGEHGRGFAVVAGEVRALAQRSADAAKEIKTLIQASTANIEAGSLVVNDAGRNIGDIVSQARSVADFIAEISKATREQSEEITQVGKSVADMDYLTQQNAQLVTQGAQASSSMQWQVKNLVEAIGVFR
- a CDS encoding Lrp/AsnC ligand binding domain-containing protein — protein: MNDASEVDIDRIDRKILAILQTDGRISNLRLAEQVALSPTAVQARVARLTRDAYILGYEARLNPQKLGVGMTVFVEVLLDRTTPHVFDEFKAAVLAYPAIMECHMVAGGFDYLLKTRMADMAAYRDFAGRVLWQLPGVRETRTYAVMEEIKDDARLPL